The genomic region GGTCTCGGCCCAGCGCCGGCACATGCCGAGGTAGACCTCGGACTCGCGCGCGAAGCGGGACTCCACGCCCTCGGTGCCGACGTGGTCCCAGTGGATGACGGCCTTCCGGTCGAAGGACTCATCGATGTCGCGGCCCGGCGTACCGATGTCGTGGCCGCCGCTGAAGTGCTTGCCGGCGCCCGCGAGCACGATCACCTTGACCGCGTCGTCGTCGACCGCGCGCACGAAGGCGGCGTCGAGCGCGTAGGTCATCTTCGAGTTCTGGGCGTTGGTGTACTCGGGGCGGTTCAGGGTCACGACGGCGACGCTGCCGCGCACCTCGTAGGTGACGACGGGCGCTTCGTCGTAGCTCTCTTCGTCGCTCACTTCTTCTCCTCCGCGGGGGGCCTGTCGCGACGCACACTACCAAACAAGTGCTTGGTTTGGTAACGTGGTTGGCACACATTCCGGCGGTCGCGCCGGGTGAATCGGAGGCATCGAGTGGACCTGAGCTATTCCGCGGAGGACGAGCAGTTCCGCGCCGAGGTGCGCGAGTGGCTCGCCGACAACCTCGTCGGCGAGTTCGCCGCCATCAAGGGGCGCGGTGGATCCGGGCGCGAGCACGAGTTCCACGAGGAGCGGGTCGCCTGGAACCAGCACCTGGCCAAGCACGGGTGGACCTGTCTGGGCTGGCCCGTCGAGCACGGCGGGCGCGACCTGCCGCTGTTCCAGCAGGTGATCTTCTATGAGGAGTACGCCCGGGCGAACGCGCCCGCCGGGGTCAACCACCTCGGCGAGCAGCTGCTCGGCCCGACCCTCATCGCCCACGGCACCGAGGAGCAGAAGCGCCGCTTCCTGCCCGGCATCGTGAACGTGACCGAGCTGTGGTGCCAGGGCTACTCCGAGCCCGGCGCCGGCTCCGACCTGGCGGCGGTGCGCTCGCGCGCCGAGCTGCAGGGCGATGAGTGGGTGATCAACGGCCAGAAGGTGTGGACCTCGCTGGCCCACCACTCCGACTGGTGCTTCGCGGTCGTGCGCACCGAGCCCGGCTCGCGCCGCCACGCCGGGCTGTCCTACCTGCTGGTCCCGATGGATCAGCCCGGGGTCGAGGTCCGCCCGATCCTGCAGCTGACCGGCACCTCGGAGTTCAACGAGGTCTTCTTCGACGACGCCCGCACCGAGGCCGGCCTCGTGGTCGGCGAGCCGGGCGCGGGCTGGGCGGTGGCGATGGCCACCCTCGGCTTCGAGCGCGGCGTCTCCACGATCGGCCAGCAGGTCGGCTTCGCCCGCGAGCTCGACGGCGTCATCGAGACCGCCCGCCGGGTGGGCACCATCGACGACCCGGTGATCGCCGACCGGATCGCGCAGGCCCGCGTCGAGCTCGAGGTCATGCGGATCCACGCCCTGCGGACCCTGAGTGCCTACGACTCCGGCTCCAGCGGCCCGGAGGCGTCGGTCTCCAAGCTGCTGTGGGCGCGGTGGCACCGTGACCTCGGCGAGCTCGCGATGGCCGTGCGCGGCCCGGAGGCGCTGACCCTCGTCGGCGCGCCGTACGAGCTCGACGACCAGCAGACCAACTTCTTGTTCAGCCGGGCCGACACGATCTACGGCGGCTCGGATGAGATCCAGCGCAACATCATCGCCGAGCGCGTGCTCGGCCTGCCGAAGGAGCCCCGCCCATGACCAAGCCCGAGCAGCCCACCCCCGACTACGTCCCGGGTCACGACCTGCTCGCCGGACGCGTCGTCGTGGTGACCGCCGCCGCCGGCGCCGGCATCGGTGCGGCCGTGGCCCGCAAGGTGCTGGAGGAGGGCGCCAAGGCGGTCGTCATCTCCGACACCCACGAGCGCCGCCTGGGCGAGGCGCACGAGCTCCTGGCCAAGGAGTTCGGCGCGGACCGGGTCGCCTCGATCGTGTGCAACGTGACCAAGCAGGACGACGTGGTCGCCCTGCTCGACGCCGCCGAGCCGTTCGGCGGGGTCGACGTGATGATCAACAACGCCGGCCTCGGCGGCACCGACGACATCCTCGAGATGCCCGACGAGACCTGGAACCTGGTCCTCGACATCACCCTGACCGGCACGATGCGCTGCATCCGCGAGGCGGGTCGCCGCTTCGTCGCCGCCGGCAAGAAGGGCGTCATCGTCAACAACTCCTCGGTGATCGGCTGGCGCTTCCAGGAGGGCCAGTCCCACTACGCCGCCGCGAAGGCCGGTGTGAAGGCGCTGACCCGCTCGGCGGCCGCCGACCTGGCGGCGTACGGCATCCGGGTCAACGCGGTCTCGCCGAGCCTGGCCATGCACCCGTTCCTGGAGAAGGTCACCACCCCCGAGCTGCTCGCCGAGCTCAAGGGCAAGGAGGCCTTCGGCCGCGCTGCGGCACCGTGGGAGATCGCCAACGTCATGGTCTTCTTGGCCAGCGACTACTCCAGCTACATGACCGGCGAGGTCCTCGCCGTGTCCAGCCAGCACGCCTGACCCCCGAGCAACCCGAGTACGAGGAGAACCGACATGGCTGAGGCCTACATCGTCGACGCCGTCCGCACCCCGGTCGGCAAGCGCGGCGGCTCGCTCGCGTCCATGCACTCCGCCGACCTCGGTGGGCACGTGCTGAAGTCCCTCATCGAGCGCACCGGCGTCGACGCCGGTGCGGTGGACGACGTGATCATGGGCTGCTGCGACACCATCGGCTCGCAGGCCGGCGACGTCGCTCGTACGGCGTGGCTGGTGGCCGGGCTGCCCGACCACGTGCCCGGCGTGACCATCGACCGCCAGTGCGGCTCCTCCCAGCAGGCCGTGCACTTCGCGGCCCAGGGAGTCATGTCCGGCACCCAGGACCTGGTGGTCGCCGGCGGGCTGCAGAACATGTCCGCGATCCCGATCTCCGCGGCGATGCTGGTGGCGCAGCAGTACGGCTTCACCACGCCGTTCGCGGAGTCGTCGGGCTGGCGGGCGCGCTACGGCGACGTCGAGGTCAGCCAGTTCAACTCTGCCGAGATGATCGCGGAGAAGTGGGACTGCAGCCGCGAGGACATGGAGCGCTACGCGCTGGCCTCGCACCAGCGCGCGAAGGCCGCGATCGCCGAGGGCCGCTTCGAGCGCGAGATCGCGCCGGTCACGCTGGCCGACGGCACGGTCTTCAGCACCGACGAGTGCCCGCGCGAGACCTCGCTGGAGAAGATGGCCGGGCTCAACCCGCTCGCCCCCGGCGGCCGGATCACCGCCGGTGTCGCCTCGCAGATCTGCGACGGCGCCTCGGCGATGCTGATCGCCTCCGAGCAGGCGGTCAAGGACCACGGGCTCACCCCGCGGGCCCGCATCCACCACCTCTCGGTGCGCGGCGACGACCCGATCTGGATGCTCACCGGCCCGATCGGCGCCACCAAGCACGCGCTGGCCAAGACCGGCATGAGCATCGAGGACATCGACCTCTTCGAGTGCAACGAGGCGTTCGCCTCGGTCGTGCTGGCCTGGATGAAGGAGACCGGCGCGCCGCACGAGAAGGTCAACGTCAACGGCGGCGGCATCGCGCTGGGTCACCCCATCGGCGCCACCGGCACCCGCCTGATGACGACCATGCTCCACGAGCTCGAGCGCACCGGCGGCCGCTTCGGCCTGCAGACGATGTGCGAGGGCGGCGGTCAGGCGAACGTGACGATCATCGAGCGCCTCTGAGGGTCGGCTCCGTCGGCCGAGGCCGTCGAGACCACGCAGGGCGGTCATCCCACAGGGGTGGCCGCCCTGCGGCGTTCCTCAGTCGAGGCAGAACTCGTTGCCCTCGACGTCCTGCATGACCAGGCACGACTCGTTCTCCTCGTCGGCCTCCAGCAGGCGCACGCGGGTCGCGCCGAGCGGCAGCAGCCGGGCGCACTCGGCCTCGAGCGCGGCGAGGCGCTCCTCGCCCACGAGGCCGGTGCCGACCCGCACGTCGAGGTGGAGCCGGTTCTTGACGACCTTTCCTTCGGGCACGCGCTGGAAGTACAGCCGCGGGCCGACCCCGGCGGGGTCCACGCACGCGAACGCCGAGCCGCGCTGCTCCGGCGGGAGCGTGCGGTCGAACTCCTCCCAGCTGTCGAAGCCGGGCGGGGGCGGTGGCACGACGTAGCCCAGCACCTCGCACCAGAAGCGGGCCACGCGCTCGGGCTCCGCGCAGTCGAAGGTGACCTGGAACTCTCTCGCCGCAGCCATCGGGCCACGGTAGCGACGGCGGGCCGCCTCGTCATGCCCCTGGGTGAGCGTCAGGCTGGATCGGTATGCCATCCGCCCAGGCGTGGCCGCGTGGAGGTGGTAACAAAGCGACGGGTTCGGCGGTGGGGAAGACCTGCTGGGTGAGGGGCAATGAGCACGAATTCCACATGTCACGTGTGGATAAGTTGTCCACATTCATACCTCACCAGTTTTGACTAGGTGGGACCCATTCGAACAGAGGTATCATTGGCGTAGCGGTGAAGGACGCCGCTCCACCTTTCTCGGGAGGCGTCGATGGCCGGCCTGGCTCATCCCTACGTCGCCGGTCTGGAGCGCGTGGAGGCCGAGCTGGATGAGCTCGCGGGCCTGGATCCGGGGTTCTTGTCGCTGGCCGACAAACGGCAGGCGCTGTTGTCGATGGCACGGGTGTCCTCGCGGGCGCAGGCTCTCGAGTCGCGGGTGATCGCGTGCGCCGAGGACGTGGCGGACGCCGAGGGGTTCCGAGATGCGGCCGCGTGGCTGGCTCATCGCGCGCACGCCTCGAGCACCTCGGTGCGACGCGCGCAGCGGCTCGGCCTCGCCTGCGAGCAGCGCTGGCACCGGGTCGGGGCCGCGCTGGGCGAGGGCCGAATGAGCATCGACCAGGGCCATGTCGTTGTCGCGGCCCTGGACGAGGTCTGCTGCGCCGGCCGACTGCTCGAGGCGAC from Nocardioides sp. dk884 harbors:
- a CDS encoding SDR family oxidoreductase, yielding MTKPEQPTPDYVPGHDLLAGRVVVVTAAAGAGIGAAVARKVLEEGAKAVVISDTHERRLGEAHELLAKEFGADRVASIVCNVTKQDDVVALLDAAEPFGGVDVMINNAGLGGTDDILEMPDETWNLVLDITLTGTMRCIREAGRRFVAAGKKGVIVNNSSVIGWRFQEGQSHYAAAKAGVKALTRSAAADLAAYGIRVNAVSPSLAMHPFLEKVTTPELLAELKGKEAFGRAAAPWEIANVMVFLASDYSSYMTGEVLAVSSQHA
- a CDS encoding acyl-CoA dehydrogenase family protein, giving the protein MDLSYSAEDEQFRAEVREWLADNLVGEFAAIKGRGGSGREHEFHEERVAWNQHLAKHGWTCLGWPVEHGGRDLPLFQQVIFYEEYARANAPAGVNHLGEQLLGPTLIAHGTEEQKRRFLPGIVNVTELWCQGYSEPGAGSDLAAVRSRAELQGDEWVINGQKVWTSLAHHSDWCFAVVRTEPGSRRHAGLSYLLVPMDQPGVEVRPILQLTGTSEFNEVFFDDARTEAGLVVGEPGAGWAVAMATLGFERGVSTIGQQVGFARELDGVIETARRVGTIDDPVIADRIAQARVELEVMRIHALRTLSAYDSGSSGPEASVSKLLWARWHRDLGELAMAVRGPEALTLVGAPYELDDQQTNFLFSRADTIYGGSDEIQRNIIAERVLGLPKEPRP
- a CDS encoding VOC family protein, translated to MAAAREFQVTFDCAEPERVARFWCEVLGYVVPPPPPGFDSWEEFDRTLPPEQRGSAFACVDPAGVGPRLYFQRVPEGKVVKNRLHLDVRVGTGLVGEERLAALEAECARLLPLGATRVRLLEADEENESCLVMQDVEGNEFCLD
- a CDS encoding acetyl-CoA C-acetyltransferase yields the protein MAEAYIVDAVRTPVGKRGGSLASMHSADLGGHVLKSLIERTGVDAGAVDDVIMGCCDTIGSQAGDVARTAWLVAGLPDHVPGVTIDRQCGSSQQAVHFAAQGVMSGTQDLVVAGGLQNMSAIPISAAMLVAQQYGFTTPFAESSGWRARYGDVEVSQFNSAEMIAEKWDCSREDMERYALASHQRAKAAIAEGRFEREIAPVTLADGTVFSTDECPRETSLEKMAGLNPLAPGGRITAGVASQICDGASAMLIASEQAVKDHGLTPRARIHHLSVRGDDPIWMLTGPIGATKHALAKTGMSIEDIDLFECNEAFASVVLAWMKETGAPHEKVNVNGGGIALGHPIGATGTRLMTTMLHELERTGGRFGLQTMCEGGGQANVTIIERL